One Vidua macroura isolate BioBank_ID:100142 chromosome 38, ASM2450914v1, whole genome shotgun sequence DNA segment encodes these proteins:
- the LOC128821302 gene encoding cytochrome c oxidase assembly protein COX14 homolog, producing MVSKKQLADFGYKAFSGSMMLLTVYAGYLCSVRVQRMLQHRRQRENAPGPES from the coding sequence ATGGTGTCCAAAAAGCAGCTGGCAGATTTTGGCTACAAGGCCTTCTCTGGCTCCATGATGCTGCTGACGGTGTACGCTGGGTACCTGTGCAGTGTCCGCGTCCAAAGGATGCTCCAGCACCGCCGCCAGCGGGAGAACGCGCCTGGCCCCGAGAGCTGA